One stretch of Bradyrhizobium canariense DNA includes these proteins:
- a CDS encoding (2Fe-2S)-binding protein produces the protein MINGHAHGPTDVRDDLTMNDYLREYLGMTGTKFGCGAAQCLSCAIIIDNPDGTSSTSPTCIVPAVSFDGKAIRTVEGHAKDGELSDLQKAFIEHFAFQCGYCTAGFLNEGQVLLEQLTKTPVARDDLEKTIADALDSHLCRCTGYIKYHEAVRDVILADSKRYLVENKELNLRATRK, from the coding sequence ATGATCAACGGTCACGCGCACGGCCCGACGGATGTGCGGGACGATCTGACCATGAACGATTACCTGCGCGAATACCTCGGGATGACCGGCACCAAGTTCGGCTGCGGGGCCGCGCAATGCCTGAGCTGCGCGATCATTATCGATAACCCCGACGGAACGAGCTCCACCAGCCCGACCTGTATCGTTCCGGCGGTAAGCTTTGACGGAAAAGCGATCCGCACGGTCGAAGGCCACGCCAAGGACGGCGAACTGTCGGATTTGCAGAAGGCTTTCATCGAACATTTCGCTTTCCAGTGCGGTTACTGCACCGCCGGATTCCTCAATGAGGGGCAGGTTCTGCTGGAACAGCTGACGAAGACGCCGGTAGCGCGCGACGACCTTGAGAAAACCATTGCGGATGCGCTCGACAGCCACCTGTGCCGCTGCACCGGCTACATCAAATACCACGAGGCGGTGCGCGACGTGATCCTCGCGGATTCGAAGCGCTACCTGGTGGAAAACAAGGAGTTGAACTTAAGGGCAACGCGAAAATGA
- a CDS encoding Isoquinoline 1-oxidoreductase subunit yields MKSEMRFQVLVSAASLTMSLLTGYAFSETAPNTLASPESFAAISDVDKRSAAIFTELGKVLTNPRCVNCHPAGDRPHQGNQSRLHQPPVTRGPDGHGVGNMHCSVCHQAANFEPGRVPGHPEWHLAPREMAWEGKTLSEICAQLKDPARNGGRKVEDLVHHIGEDTLVGWAWAPGFGRSPAPGTQKEAGALVEAWVKTGAACPAP; encoded by the coding sequence ATGAAATCCGAGATGCGGTTTCAGGTGCTGGTCTCGGCCGCGTCGCTGACGATGAGCCTGCTTACGGGTTACGCTTTTTCCGAGACCGCGCCGAACACGCTCGCCAGCCCGGAGAGCTTCGCTGCGATCAGCGACGTCGACAAACGGTCGGCTGCAATATTCACCGAGCTTGGCAAGGTCCTCACCAATCCGCGCTGCGTGAACTGCCATCCGGCCGGCGACCGCCCCCATCAGGGCAACCAGAGCCGGCTGCATCAGCCCCCTGTCACGCGCGGTCCAGACGGTCATGGCGTCGGGAACATGCATTGTTCGGTTTGCCATCAGGCGGCGAACTTCGAACCGGGCCGCGTGCCGGGCCATCCGGAATGGCATCTCGCGCCGCGTGAGATGGCATGGGAAGGCAAGACGCTGAGCGAGATCTGCGCCCAGCTCAAGGATCCCGCGCGCAACGGCGGCCGGAAGGTCGAAGATCTCGTCCATCACATCGGCGAGGACACGCTGGTCGGCTGGGCCTGGGCGCCCGGCTTCGGCCGCTCTCCTGCGCCCGGCACGCAGAAAGAAGCGGGCGCGCTGGTCGAGGCGTGGGTGAAAACCGGCGCAGCGTGCCCGGCTCCGTAA